The following proteins are co-located in the Apis mellifera strain DH4 linkage group LG11, Amel_HAv3.1, whole genome shotgun sequence genome:
- the LOC413680 gene encoding epsin-2 isoform X2 encodes MPTMAMQKMRRQGQDVMQVNLAGIRRDIVNLAHNYSNAQKAVRKATSNDPWGPSSTLMAEIADLTYNVVAFTEIMQMLWKRLNDHGKNWRHVYKALVLLEYLIKTGTEKVAQQCKENIFAIQTLKDFQYMEGSKDQGVNVREKAKQLVALLKDDERLRNERARALKAKERFAQSVSGFGSDGLDTMSPVSSDFQDWEPCRLGSETTTRPELEAARPQTVGEEELQLQLALAMSREEAEQEEQRRRSDDVRLQLALSQSQQDFKAPQTEKQSHMLDLLDVNLEEACGYNVKTDPWGIPITPPPPRPQSLDLSQFYLYKPQNDPWSVPTTSTTSPAIDPWTPVPQRSTATIDSWRAPPSSPVTVTTSPSTDPWSPIPSTSTTAITTEVDTNKKQASRDGMTSASPSFNNSTLTQNIGFAAQSPQNIGFNLPTTSSATFNTTNNDFNGTGPSLNNFPIGNQNNSVASPLSDLDEFDVITNRNKPGSSLQTTNNASTLSPDPFDLGGIAETLPTSTGAVKKTPQSFLGENSALVNLDNLVSSSAIKSTTPTPAATMSYSANPFATATAPPRPTINQIRQDPWAANTTTTANPFLS; translated from the exons ATGCCAACAATGGCTATGCAGaag ATGAGAAGACAAGGTCAAGACGTTATGCAAGTGAATTTAGCAGGTATTAGGCGAGATATTGTTAATCTTGCCCATAATTATAGCAATGCTCag aaaGCTGTACGTAAAGCCACTAGTAATGATCCTTGGGGTCCAAGCAGTACACTTATGGCAGAAATTGCTGATTTAACATATAATGTTGTGGCTTTCACTGAGATTATGCAAATGTTATGGAAAAGATTAAATGATCATGGCAAAAATTGGCGACACGTATACAAAGCCTTAGTTCTTTTAGAATATCTGATCAAAACAGGCACAGAAAAAGTTGCACAAcaatgtaaagaaaatatttttgccatTCAAACATTAaaag attttcaatatatgGAAGGATCTAAAGATCAAGGAGTTAATGTTAGAGAAAAAGCAAAACAACTTGTGGCCTTATTAAAAGATGATGAAAGATTACGAAATGAAAGAGCTAGAGCATTGAAAGCAAAAGAAAGATTTGCACAATCAGTTAGTGGATTTGGTAGTGATGGATTAGATACTATGTCACCTGTAAGCAGTGAT TTTCAAGATTGGGAACCATGTCGCTTAGGATCTGAAACTACTACTAGAC CTGAATTAGAAGCTGCAAGACCACAAACAGTGGGTGAGGAAGAATTACAGTTACAATTAGCTTTGGCAATGTCAAGAGAAGAAGCAGAACAAGAAGAACAAAGAAGACGTAGTGATGATGTCAGATTACAATTAGCTCTTAGTCAAAGTCAACAAGATTTTAA agCACCTCAAACTGAGAAACAAAGTCATATGCTAGATTTGCTGGATGTAAATTTAGAAGAAGCATGtggatataatgtaaaaactgATCCTTGGGGTATACCAATAACACCACCTCCACCCAGACCTCAa TCTTTGGatttatctcaattttatctatataag ccACAAAATGATCCATGGAGTGTTCCTACAACAAGTACTACATCACCTGCAATAGATCCATGGACTCCCGTACCACAAAGATcaa CTGCTACAATTGACTCATGGCGAGCACCTCCTTCATCACCTGTAACAGTTACAACTTCACCTAGTACAGATCCATGGTCACCAATACCTTCTACTAGTACTACTGCTATCACTACTGAAgttgatacaaataaaaaacaa gCTAGCCGAGATGGTATGACATCTGCTTCTCCATCTTTTAACAATTCTACCTTAACACAAAATATTGGTTTTGCGGCACAATCGCCGCAAAATATAGGTTTTAATTTGCCTACGACTTCAAGTGCTACATTCAATACAACTAATAATGACTTCAATGGAACTGGTCCTAGTCTTAATAATTTCCCTATTGGAAATCAAAACAATTCTGTAGCCAGTCCACTAAGCGATTTAGATGAATTTGATGTAATTACTAACAGAAATAAGCCTGGATCTAGTCTGCAAACTACAAATAAtg CAAGTACACTATCACCAGATCCATTTGATTTGGGAGGCATAGCTGAAACTCTTCCCACTAGTACAGGAGCTGTTAAAAAAACACCACAATCGTTCCTTGGGGAGAACTCTGCTCTTGTTAATCTTGATAATCTTGTCAGTTCTTCTGCGATCAAATCAACAACACCCACACCTGCag CAACAATGTCATATTCGGCAAATCCATTTGCGACGGCAACAGCGCCACCTCGTCCTACAATTAATCAGATTCGACAAGATCCTTGGGCAGCGAATACAACTACTACAGCGAATCCGTTCCTTTCGTAG
- the LOC413680 gene encoding epsin-2 isoform X8, with translation MPTMAMQKMRRQGQDVMQVNLAGIRRDIVNLAHNYSNAQKAVRKATSNDPWGPSSTLMAEIADLTYNVVAFTEIMQMLWKRLNDHGKNWRHVYKALVLLEYLIKTGTEKVAQQCKENIFAIQTLKDFQYMEGSKDQGVNVREKAKQLVALLKDDERLRNERARALKAKERFAQSVSGFGSDGLDTMSPVSSDFQDWEPCRLGSETTTRRTTELEAARPQTVGEEELQLQLALAMSREEAEQEEQRRRSDDVRLQLALSQSQQDFKAPQTEKQSHMLDLLDVNLEEACGYNVKTDPWGIPITPPPPRPQSLDLSQFYLYKPQNDPWSVPTTSTTSPAIDPWTPVPQRSTATIDSWRAPPSSPVTVTTSPSTDPWSPIPSTSTTAITTEVDTNKKQASRDGMTSASPSFNNSTLTQNIGFAAQSPQNIGFNLPTTSSATFNTTNNDFNGTGPSLNNFPIGNQNNSVASPLSDLDEFDVITNRNKPGSSLQTTNNASTLSPDPFDLGGIAETLPTSTGAVKKTPQSFLGENSALVNLDNLVSSSAIKSTTPTPAAFHWK, from the exons ATGCCAACAATGGCTATGCAGaag ATGAGAAGACAAGGTCAAGACGTTATGCAAGTGAATTTAGCAGGTATTAGGCGAGATATTGTTAATCTTGCCCATAATTATAGCAATGCTCag aaaGCTGTACGTAAAGCCACTAGTAATGATCCTTGGGGTCCAAGCAGTACACTTATGGCAGAAATTGCTGATTTAACATATAATGTTGTGGCTTTCACTGAGATTATGCAAATGTTATGGAAAAGATTAAATGATCATGGCAAAAATTGGCGACACGTATACAAAGCCTTAGTTCTTTTAGAATATCTGATCAAAACAGGCACAGAAAAAGTTGCACAAcaatgtaaagaaaatatttttgccatTCAAACATTAaaag attttcaatatatgGAAGGATCTAAAGATCAAGGAGTTAATGTTAGAGAAAAAGCAAAACAACTTGTGGCCTTATTAAAAGATGATGAAAGATTACGAAATGAAAGAGCTAGAGCATTGAAAGCAAAAGAAAGATTTGCACAATCAGTTAGTGGATTTGGTAGTGATGGATTAGATACTATGTCACCTGTAAGCAGTGAT TTTCAAGATTGGGAACCATGTCGCTTAGGATCTGAAACTACTACTAGACGTACGA CTGAATTAGAAGCTGCAAGACCACAAACAGTGGGTGAGGAAGAATTACAGTTACAATTAGCTTTGGCAATGTCAAGAGAAGAAGCAGAACAAGAAGAACAAAGAAGACGTAGTGATGATGTCAGATTACAATTAGCTCTTAGTCAAAGTCAACAAGATTTTAA agCACCTCAAACTGAGAAACAAAGTCATATGCTAGATTTGCTGGATGTAAATTTAGAAGAAGCATGtggatataatgtaaaaactgATCCTTGGGGTATACCAATAACACCACCTCCACCCAGACCTCAa TCTTTGGatttatctcaattttatctatataag ccACAAAATGATCCATGGAGTGTTCCTACAACAAGTACTACATCACCTGCAATAGATCCATGGACTCCCGTACCACAAAGATcaa CTGCTACAATTGACTCATGGCGAGCACCTCCTTCATCACCTGTAACAGTTACAACTTCACCTAGTACAGATCCATGGTCACCAATACCTTCTACTAGTACTACTGCTATCACTACTGAAgttgatacaaataaaaaacaa gCTAGCCGAGATGGTATGACATCTGCTTCTCCATCTTTTAACAATTCTACCTTAACACAAAATATTGGTTTTGCGGCACAATCGCCGCAAAATATAGGTTTTAATTTGCCTACGACTTCAAGTGCTACATTCAATACAACTAATAATGACTTCAATGGAACTGGTCCTAGTCTTAATAATTTCCCTATTGGAAATCAAAACAATTCTGTAGCCAGTCCACTAAGCGATTTAGATGAATTTGATGTAATTACTAACAGAAATAAGCCTGGATCTAGTCTGCAAACTACAAATAAtg CAAGTACACTATCACCAGATCCATTTGATTTGGGAGGCATAGCTGAAACTCTTCCCACTAGTACAGGAGCTGTTAAAAAAACACCACAATCGTTCCTTGGGGAGAACTCTGCTCTTGTTAATCTTGATAATCTTGTCAGTTCTTCTGCGATCAAATCAACAACACCCACACCTGCag CATTTCattggaaataa